Proteins from one Malassezia vespertilionis chromosome 2, complete sequence genomic window:
- a CDS encoding uncharacterized protein (TransMembrane:1 (i53-81o); EggNog:ENOG503NZHT; COG:S), which translates to MSDYNGNGMRRRNPYADEYMDGAPTGKHRAGMPMGYLAARHTPYAKKYFSKKLAIFLFIFLPILLIINLVIICLPVLWAVARHTLSVSVMQIHASNITSPGNDSFPLTMEGQVTKAGVFPAHLYFREPVSVKWVTPPESDGGVGEMREVTLGSLTLDYIGVAAGHGRIKQKTVFNIADVEMFALFTKYMITHEEFTWRLTCDDTHVEAFSFLPTFENLKLTKDVVFKGINNFDNVQILDFQLPNADPQGGISFYATTLLHNPSPFGLELGRLDVDLYAKGILLGPGFAPNVNITPGDNLVTLQGRLIPHSENQTELDILGEVFTKYLNFETTDTFAKGTKVTSTSGKTATWLAEGIKAINIPVPFRAPRPINPLKSITIKQFNLTYEKDSNPYSPTASSDSLSAVLALPFGFPLNVISAKNEITIVNQASNAAIVHVDGVYSNAETQLNIVSKGQTEGTLFLTLRPSEMLLPNQTDEAKREFENFQKQFTFAEKYPLLFNGSSAALSDTPVGRILLNGIKFSVESGLLGLQGLSHYATPIYSVDVIGGSKDAIQLQVVTGIYNPSDVNMAVGDTELLMVYNDVLGTIQLPDLHLAIGPNNLTATTLFDPKRSPYGYELLDRYISGLDTPMNISGFDGSTKIPSLSSAFSAVRVNTSLPGLPKSLVGSADLKVLETTGIKDDVANGIVSLDNPFTSALKITHIKSNVTSHGLFVAQIDSDIDFDAAGKKVSQSPPIPLHINMYPPDMFALVRVLAQQAGENVNVLDGLVKLGGYTYTQTTDANSNAPQKRAIPEPVKENELHVLEKRVTNIYTGFNLPDFVHKAFAVATTNLEIESTSLIGEYESSLTFSQANVPLKTDQSLDLLLPVLSKPIVQKIVDGSQLTIDSVVIIDPELNSFKTRLIGSITNAGPFDAQIKFSKGLQVTWNGKVLGQIAMPAINLVAEEGAKLNLEAGFAVVDIGALTDFTKFLVTQPSFVWQIDGQGLEIHALGITVSDISISKTVILTGMNNLKNAVTVLSYDLPSNDPAGGIHLTAQSLIKNPAQVGVQLSRFGVMVFNNGTNLGPSHAAEAFTMMPLSTTSVPLAGRLQHQDSSEGLSVLSTIFTNVVHGQSIPVEIHGAYAGPDSVTWLNEGIKLLNIKTELPAMKFSVIKAISINQMTLMFTPKNAWKPDTSSKDTESPFYLPFAFPLDIQQAGGTFIEKYNGQDNAVLNIPMSPAVTDVAKRIMTLQFSHVPFLASSDKHSLFSQFLADTTKQKSVTFTLHGNANAKANTAAGLVTIRDIPFSRETTLLGLQNLNARPAVVHGLDVKHGYKDYLLITLTATLYNPSHITIGTGDVKFNLEFQNHLIGTANINNLVLVPGVNKVPTGVHYSPQGAANKAAGQQMLEDYVQGVTADTLIVGSRDTTPIASLKQALSGIQLKTSIPPLHQLLIIETRLVIPKDIAQTSTAQATFQLKNPFTASINLLKVNAAASYQGIYLGRINVDLGSHPIHADGHSTITSPTLPLKMDLDPVHLIQFIEKAAANTGTDLGPLVQQFAIVKSMKSTKTTVKPVPDDNPPNCHSGHQFDVFGAVLHLLKGLEVKLDIKSNLKLDDYQTDLNMIQQPVPTDMDRSSLYLIGPVGAPIVQHIVDESTLTFSMTNITNVRNDGFDLSLQGQLLKTGPFDAQIEFPEGLMVTWQGQNMAKIFMPPICAAADAGVPNLRTHGRLEITDQAAFTKYATYILHNPKFVWTVHTNKLRVRALNIVFSDVKISKDISFDAFNGLPGITITSFDIPGETSSALKIVTGTDIPSQASVGIQLDTANFKISFKNRYLGPVHSTNLFLAGKTVNHAKLNGLITSKKGKEDVSATGILFSQYLQGRNSTLSIRGDSVVTRANGNKQVKWLSTAFKTLTVGVILPGHIYTIITSLTISDLYLVMMKQSQTWAAPTGCNQSLARFANPLHFSLTPLSSSLDSILVYNGQEAAGLKLPSLPVKAGTSTGPNDPQTLAISWKVGQGILRAKDHGVFQSLVADLTNTKRVYFDIKGSASLVAKMVIGNIPISGIPFHVNRSSLAGLDSFTHQSKVYRVDISKATPQLLENSIVLDLMNPSNITLKTTGVKLPSLYKNAYTGYAQLDNKIIVPGTNHFNAIFAYAPRTDNETLPQELIQRYLQPQERHGKAQIPYETPVLIKGMPNADPPMTPFASLNPGLERVVVHATLPGIAMNGVGQIDVHVDALTLFSGPGLRPYIAIDLTMLNGTPLPLEYFWIQDEAERAGDYGGPIVASVTEHNVQDCTIPAAPATMQDVQSHKCSRIRNVLLDQGLLGSVKLDVIGKNLDVFNLVRAQTGGRNGFMLNGLNFNQYDINTLYYLSVGDLDLLNISSVLDIVNGLKDAIPKFNPTDLSKFVQSIEKLGVDGIRKFIGTPFHEVVCALEKLPLSLIHTADCNANSPAGKVAAKASAKNSTSSGLLGGIGKSTVAASNKGAQPSSTGQANPPQAAPNKSKGNNGGAAAKGGNPGNGGAKPKAGGNAGGNAGGNAGGNNAGGARPKPGGSDNNQGGGILGGIFGG; encoded by the coding sequence ATGAGCGACTACAATGGGAACGGGATGCGTCGCCGTAACCCCTACGCGGATGAGTACATGGATGGCGCACCAACAGGAAAGCACCGGGCAGGAATGCCCATGGGCTACCTCGCGGCGCGTCATACCCCATACGCCAAAAAATATTTTTCAAAGAAGCTCGCCATCTTCCTCTTCATTTTCCTACCGATCTTGCTTATCATCAATTTGGTGATCATTTGTTTGCCGGTCCTTTGGGCCGTCGCGAGGCACACACTGAGTGTGTCTGTCATGCAAATCCATGCGTCCAACATCACTAGCCCAGGCAACGACTCATTCCCATTAACCATGGAAGGTCAAGTGACAAAGGCTGGTGTTTTCCCAGCGCATTTATATTTTCGTGAGCCTGTAAGTGTCAAATGGGTGACGCCGCCCGAgagcgacggcggcgtTGGCGAAATGCGCGAAGTCACCCTCGGCAGCTTAACGTTGGATTATATTGGCGTTGCGGCAGGGCACGGCCGCATCAAGCAAAAGACTGTTTTTAACATTGCCGACGTGGAAATGTTTGCGCTTTTCACCAAGTATATGATCACACACGAAGAATTCACGTGGCGTTTGACCTGTGACGACACGCACGTCGAAGCATTCTCCTTTTTGCCCACGTTTGAGAATTTGAAACTTACCAAAGACGTTGTTTTCAAAGGTATCAATAACTTTGATAATGTCCAGATTCTCGACTTCCAGCTCCCGAACGCGGATCCGCAAGGGGGTATCTCGTTTTACGCTACCACCTTGCTACATAATCCTTCGCCCTTTGGTTTAGAACTGGGAAGATTGGACGTTGACCTGTACGCAAAAGGTATTCTTCTGGGCCCTGGGTTTGCGCCCAACGTGAACATTACTCCTGGTGACAACTTGGTGACTCTCCAAGGCCGTCTTATTCCACACAGTGAAAACCAAACCGAGCTGGATATCTTGGGTGAGGTTTTTACCAAGTACCTCAACTTTGAGACGACCGATACGTTTGCAAAGGGCACCAAGGTCACCTCAACAAGTGGCAAAACAGCCACTTGGCTGGCGGAGGGCATCAAGGCCATCAATATTCCTGTGCCTTTCCGCGCTCCACGACCAATCAACCCTCTCAAGAGTATTACCATCAAGCAGTTTAACCTCACCTACGAGAAAGACTCGAATCCCTACTCGCCCACCGCCTCATCCGACAGTCTGAGTGCGGTGCTTGCACTGCCGTTTGGATTCCCTTTGAATGTTATCAGCGCAAAGAACGAGATCACGATTGTGAACCAGGCGAGCAATGCTGCCATTGTTCATGTAGATGGTGTCTACTCGAATGCAGAAACGCAGCTCAACATTGTGTCCAAAGGCCAGACCGAAGGCACATTGTTCCTCACGCTCAGGCCCTCGGAGATGCTTTTGCCGAACCAAACCGACGAGGCGAAGCGCGAGTTTGAAAACTTCCAGAAACAGTTCACGTTCGCCGAAAAGTACCCCCTCTTGTTCAACGGCTCTTCTGCCGCACTTTCCGACACGCCTGTTGGCCGCATTCTTCTCAATGGCATCAAGTTCTCCGTCGAGAGTGGTCTGCTTGGTTTGCAAGGCCTTTCGCATTATGCAACGCCGATTTACTCAGTGGACGTCATTGGTGGTAGCAAGGATGCCATTCAGCTCCAGGTCGTGACGGGCATTTACAACCCTTCAGACGTGAATATGGCTGTGGGGGACACGGAGCTTCTCATGGTCTACAATGACGTGCTGGGTACGATTCAGTTGCCAGACCTCCACCTGGCCATTGGTCCGAACAACCTCACGGCAACGACCCTCTTTGACCCAAAGCGCAGTCCGTATGGCTACGAGCTCTTGGACCGATACATTTCCGGCCTTGATACTCCCATGAACATCTCTGGCTTCGACGGCTCGACCAAGATTCCATCGCTTTCGTCTGCCTTTTCTGCGGTTCGCGTCAACACCTCATTGCCTGGTTTGCCCAAGTCGCTTGTGGGCTCTGCCGATCTCAAGGTGCTGGAGACAACCGGTATTAAAGACGACGTTGCCAATGGCATTGTTTCTCTGGACAATCCATTTACCTCGGCGCTCAAAATTACGCATATCAAGTCCAATGTCACTTCACACGGCCTCTTTGTTGCGCAGATTGACTCGGACATTGATTTTGACGCTGCTGGGAAAAAGGTCAGCCAATCGCCTCCTATTCCTTTGCACATCAACATGTATCCTCCCGACATGTTTGCCTTGGTACGTGTTTTGGCGCAGCAAGCTGGTGAGAATGTCAACGTCTTGGACGGTCTTGTGAAGCTTGGAGGCTATACGTACACCCAGACCACGGATGCCAACTCTaatgcgccgcagaagcgcgcaatTCCGGAGCCTGTTAAAGAAAATGAGCTGCATGTGCTGGAGAAGCGCGTGACAAACATCTACACTGGCTTCAACCTTCCCGACTTTGTGCACAAGGCATTTGCTGTTGCCACGACGAATTTGGAGATTGAGTCTACCTCGCTGATCGGCGAGTATGAGTCTTCTCTCACATTCTCGCAAGCCAACGTGCCGCTCAAAACAGACCAGAGTTTGGACCTGCTTCTCCCTGTTCTTTCCAAGCCTATTGTGCAAAAGATTGTGGACGGTTCGCAATTGACAATCGACTCGGTGGTTATCATCGACCCCGAGCTAAACTCCTTCAAGACGCGCTTGATTGGCTCCATCACCAATGCCGGTCCTTTTGACGCGCAGATCAAATTTTCCAAAGGTCTGCAAGTCACTTGGAATGGCAAGGTGCTGGGCCAAATTGCCATGCCGGCGATTAATCTGGTTGCCGAGGAGGGTGCGAAGCTCAACTTGGAAGCAGGCTTTGCCGTCGTCGACATTGGCGCACTGACCGACTTCACCAAGTTTTTGGTCACTCAGCCGAGCTTTGTGTGGCAGATTGACGGCCAAGGCCTGGAGATTCATGCGCTGGGCATCACAGTGAGCGATATTTCCATCAGCAAAACCGTCATTCTTACCGGCATGAACAATTTGAAGAATGCCGTTACTGTGCTTAGTTACGACTTGCCTAGCAACGATCCTGCCGGCGGTATTCATCTCACGGCCCAGTCGCTCATTAAGAACCCTGCCCAAGTCGGTGTGCAGCTTTCGCGCTTTGGTGTGATGGTGTTTAACAACGGGACGAATCTTGGTCCGTCGCATGCGGCGGAAGCATTTACCATGATGCCACTCTCCACCACGAGTGTTCCTTTGGCTGgccgcttgcagcaccAGGACTCGAGTGAAGGTCTTTCGGTGCTTTCGACCATCTTTACTAATGTCGTTCACGGCCAATCGATCCCTGTGGAGATTCATGGCGCGTACGCCGGCCCAGACTCTGTGACGTGGCTCAACGAGGGCATCAAGCTGCTCAACATCAAGACAGAGCTACCCGCCATGAAGTTTAGCGTGATCAAAGCGATCAGTATCAACCAAATGACGCTTATGTTTACACCCAAGAACGCCTGGAAGCCTGACACGAGCTCCAAAGATACCGAGTCGCCGTTTTATTTGCCTTTTGCTTTCCCGCTTGATATCCAGCAGGCGGGCGGTACGTTTATCGAAAAGTACAATGGCCAAGACAATGCTGTGCTAAACATTCCCATGTCGCCCGCCGTGACGGATGTGGCAAAGAGAATCATGACGCTGCAGTTTAGCCATGTGCCTTTCCTGGCCAGTTCGGACAAGCACAGCCTCTTTTCGCAGTTCCTTGCCGATACCACCAAGCAAAAGTCTGTCACTTTCACGCTGCATGGAAATGCCAACGCCAAGGCCAATACGGCTGCCGGTCTGGTCACCATTCGTGATATTCCTTTCTCGCGCGAAACGACGTTGCTTGGTCTGCAGAATCTAAATGCGCGCCCGGCCGTGGTGCACGGTCTCGATGTGAAGCATGGCTACAAAGACTATCTGTTGATCACACTCACAGCCACGCTTTACAATCCCTCGCACATTACGATTGGCACTGGAGACGTCAAATTCAACCTCGAGTTCCAGAATCACTTGATTGGCACTGCTAATATTAACAATCTTGTCCTTGTCCCGGGGGTGAACAAAGTCCCTACCGGTGTGCATTACTCGCCTCAAGGCGCCGCAAACAAGGCTGCCGGGCAGCAAATGCTGGAGGATTACGTGCAGGGTGTCACGGCCGATACCCTGATTGTTGGCTCAAGGGACACGACGCCAATTGCATCCTTGAAGCAGGCGCTCTCTGGCATCCAGCTCAAGACCTCGATTCCGCCTTTGCACCAATTGCTCATTATTGAAACGCGCCTTGTGATTCCCAAAGACATTGCGCAGACCTCAACGGCGCAAGCCACCTTCCAGCTTAAGAATCCTTTTACCGCCTCGATCAACCTGCTCAAGGTGAATGCGGCTGCATCGTACCAAGGCATTTACCTCGGCCGCATCAATGTCGACTTGGGATCGCATCCTATCCACGCCGATGGTCACTCGACCATCACCTCTCCAACGCTTCCTTTGAAGATGGACTTGGACCCAGTCCACCTCATCCAGTTCATTGAAAAGGCCGCTGCAAACACGGGGACGGACCTTGGGCCACTAGTCCAACAGTTTGCTATTGTCAAGTCGATGAAGAGCACTAAGACGACGGTAAAACCTGTTCCAGACGACAACCCGCCTAACTGCCACTCTGGGCACCAGTTTGACGTGTTTGGCGCTGTGTTGCACCTGCTTAAAGGCCTCGAGGTCAAGTTGGACATCAAATCCAACCTCAAGCTGGACGACTACCAAACTGACCTGAACATGATTCAGCAGCCCGTCCCGACCGACATGGACCGCTCTTCACTTTACCTCATCGGTCCTGTGGGTGCGCCCATTGTGCAACACATTGTGGACGAATCCACGCTAACCTTTAGCATGACCAACATCACCAATGTGCGCAACGATGGGTTTGACCTTTCGCTCCAGGGCCAACTGCTTAAGACAGGTCCGTTTGATGCCCAGATTGAGTTCCCCGAGGGTCTTATGGTGACATGGCAGGGCCAGAACATGGCAAAGATTTTCATGCCACccatttgcgccgctgccgacgctggTGTACCGAATTTGCGCACACACGGAAGGCTGGAGATCACCGACCAAGCCGCATTTACAAAGTATGCCACCTACATTCTCCACAACCCCAAGTTTGTCTGGACTGTGCATACGAACAAActgcgtgtgcgtgcattgaaCATTGTATTTAGCGACGTCAAGATCAGCAAGGACATTTCCTTTGATGCTTTCAATGGTCTGCCGGGCATCACGATCACCTCGTTTGACATCCCAGGCGAGACGTCGAGTGCGCTCAAAATAGTCACTGGCACGGATATTCCTTCGCAAGCCTCGGTCGGCATTCAACTCGACACAGCCAACTTTAAAATTTCTTTCAAGAACCGCTATCTTGGGCCTGTGCACTCGACCAATTTGTTCCTTGCGGGCAAAACGGTAAACCATGCCAAGCTGAATGGTCTGATCACCTCCAAGAAGGGTAAAGAGGATGTATCGGCTACTGGTATACTCTTTTCGCAGTACCTTCAAGGCAGGAACAGCACACTCAGCATTCGGGGCGACAGCGTTGTGACCAGGGCAAATGGAAACAAGCAGGTCAAGTGGCTTTCCACTGCCTTTAAGACGCTCACTGTCGGTGTCATCCTCCCTGGCCACATTTACACCATCATCACCTCGCTCACCATCTCGGACTTGTACTTGGTCATGATGAAGCAGAGTCAGACGTGGGCAGCGCCGACGGGCTGCAACCAGTCGCTTGCCCGCTTTGCCAACCCACTCCACTTCAGCCTCACGCCATTGAGTTCATCGCTTGACTCAATTTTGGTGTACAACGGCCAGGAGGCTGCAGGGCTTAAGCTGCCGTCGCTCCCGGTCAAGGCAGGCACTTCGACTGGCCCGAACGACCCACAAACGCTCGCCATTTCCTGGAAAGTCGGCCAGGGTATTCTTCGCGCCAAGGACCATGGTGTTTTCCAATCTCTGGTGGCTGACCTTACCAACACGAAGCGCGTTTACTTTGACATAAAGGGTTCAGCGAGCCTTGTGGCAAAGATGGTGATTGGAAATATTCCTATTAGCGGCATTCCTTTCCACGTGAACCGCTCGAGTCTTGCAGGCCTCGACTCATTCACACACCAGTCCAAGGTATACCGCGTTGATATTTCTAAAGCCACACCGCAATTGTTGGAGAATAGCATTGTTCTTGACTTGATGAACCCAAGCAACATTACGCTAAAGACCACCGGCGTGAAGCTTCCTTCTCTGTACAAAAATGCGTACACTGGCTATGCACAGCTGGACAATAAGATTATCGTGCCTGGCACAAATCACTTTAATGCCATCTTTGCCTATGCGCCCAGAACCGACAATGAGACGTTGCCCCAGGAGCTGATTCAACGGTACTTGCAGCCACAAGAGCGTCATGGCAAAGCGCAAATCCCATACGAGACCCCTGTCCTGATCAAAGGCATGCCCAATGCAGATCCGCCCATGACGCCGTTTGCCAGTCTTAATCCTGGCCTCGAAAGAGTGGTCGTTCATGCAACATTGCCGGGCATTGCCATGAATGGTGTAGGTCAAATTGACGTTCACGTCGACGCTCTTACGCTGTTCTCGGGGCCCGGTCTTCGTCCTTACATTGCGATCGATCTTACCATGCTCAACGGAACGCCACTTCCTCTGGAATACTTTTGGATACAGGACGAGGCAGAGAGGGCGGGCGACTATGGTGGCCCTATTGTCGCGTCCGTCACCGAGCACAACGTACAGGACTGCACAATCCCCGCGGCGCCTGCTACGATGCAAGATGTGCAGAGCCACAAGTGCTCACGAATACGCAACGTGCTCCTCGACCAGGGTCTGCTTGGCTCGGTTAAGCTCGATGTCATTGGCAAGAACTTGGATGTGTTCAACTTGGTCAGGGCGCAGACGGGCGGTAGGAATGGCTTCATGCTCAACGGTCTCAATTTCAACCAGTACGATATCAATACTCTGTACTACCTTTCTGTTGGTGACCTTGACTTGCTCAACATCTCTAGCGTCTTGGATATTGTCAACGGTCTTAAGGACGCTATCCCCAAGTTTAACCCTACCGATTTGAGCAAGTTTGTTCAGTCTATTGAGAAGCTCGGCGTGGACGGTATTCGAAAATTTATTGGCACGCCATTCCACGAAGTCGTCTGTGCTTTGGAAAAGCTCCCATTGTCTTTGATCCACACCGCAGACTGCAACGCAAACTCGCCTGCTGGCAAGGTCGCAGCTAAGGCTTCGGCAAAGAacagcacaagcagcggaCTCCTGGGTGGTATCGGCAAGTCCACAGTCGCTGCCTCGAATAAGGGCGCACAACCTTCGAGTACCGGCCAGGCCAACCCaccgcaagctgcgccgaATAAGTCTAAAGGCAAcaatggcggcgctgctgcgaaAGGTGGGAACCCCGGCAATGGCGGCGCTAAACCCAAGGCTGGCGGTAATGCTGGCGGCAATGCTGGCGGCAATGCTGGCGGCAACAAtgctggcggcgcacggcccaaGCCCGGGGGCTCGGATAACAACCAAGGTGGCGGCATTCTTGGCGGCATCTTTGGCGGTTAA
- the ARP5 gene encoding Nuclear actin-protein involved in chromatin remodeling (COG:Z; EggNog:ENOG503NVG1; BUSCO:EOG09260QNB), giving the protein MTARIQEVAEWPSPKPIPALKDYRASVHWAQHAPILLDNGDTSPLYYDNIVSKFKDRKRNTNIVLCGNDCYVDAQGRAAIKNAFDGDVVCGFDTMECMLDFTFGKLGIDTDRVEHPMMLTETLCNPEYSRGPELNELLFEAYNVPSVNYGLDALFAAYQNGIRDDGLVVSAGKSTTIVVPIVQGRGVLENAKRLAWGGALASDFLLRLLQLKYPNLPQRITSYESQCMMEDLCYVASDYDAEIRALSVPENMAAIDRVVQLPFTPPERKEKTQEELDKITERKKAASQRLVEQTRVMRQEKALQNENDLQYYTLLREWKEKESPEEYLQRLEGEGFNSERDFEKTLKRLDEGVRRSRGEEVVEEDKTPPAAPLADVPDAELDEEGIKEKRRQRLLKAGYDARMRARAEKEEEQRLQAEAEAEERREQNENPEAWVAKVRAQYQDSLQHIQERKRLRETLPDRKSAAAQQRMKNITALASEQEQGSGSQRRRKRGDDDTFGADDSDWAVYRSISDSVDAEEEREEQTKLVSLEAKLLAFDPTFTADDTYAAMLAKKTRLTNTFIRGFAPPWDPEDVAQYHQVHLNVERIRVPEISWQPLIAGVDQAGVAELSRHVLHGVDAPLRARMARNVLVTGRYATLSGFDTRLASALRASLDPATQFSVRRARSPRFDPWCGMRQWVTDETDTFRASSVTRAEYEEKGEGWFKEHPWSACR; this is encoded by the exons ATGACTGCACGCATACAGGAGGTAGCGGAATGGCCGAGCCCCAAACCAATTCCAGCTTTGAAAGACTACCGCGCCTCCGTCCACTGGGCTCAGCATGCACCTATCCTGCTCGATAATG GCGACACTTCGCCGCTCTACTATGACAATATCGTGTCCAAATTCAAGGACAGGAAACGCAACACAAACATTGTGCTGTGTGGAAATGACTGCTACGTAGACGCACAAGGTCGTGCGGCGATCAAAAATGCGTTTGACGGCGATGTAGTGTGCGGCTTCGACACGATGGAGTGCATGCTTGATTTCACGTTTGGAAAATTAGGCATAGATACGGACCGCGTCGAACACCCCATGATGCTCACGGAAACGCTCTGCAATCCAGAGTACAGTCGGGGTC CAGAATTGAACGAACTGCTCTTTGAGGCCTACAATGTCCCTTCGGTCAACTATGGGCTGGATGCGCTATTTGCCGCGTATCAAAATGGGATCCGCGACGATGGTCTCGTGGTCTCCGCTGGGAAGAGCACGACGATTGTCGTGCCCATCGTGCAAGGCCGTGGTGTGCTGGAGAATGCAAAGCGGCTTGCATGGggtggcgcgcttgcttcCGATTTTCTgctgcgtcttttgcagctcAAGTACCCCAACCTTCCCCAACGCATTACGTCGTATGAGTCGCAGTGCATGATGGAAGACCTTTGCTACGTCGCGAGCGACTACGATGCAGAGATCCGTGCACTGAGCGTGCCCGAAAACATGGCCGCGATCGACCGTGTGGTCCAGCTTCCCTTTACGCCGCccgagcgcaaagaaaAGACACAAGAGGAACTTGACAAGATCAccgagcgcaagaaagCAGCAagccagcgcctcgtggAACAGACGCGCGTCATGCGCCAAGAAAAAGCGCTTCAGAATGAAAACGATTTGCAGTATTATACCCTGCTTCGGGAATGGAAGGAAAAAGAATCGCCTGAGGAGtatttgcagcgccttgagGGCGAAGGGTTCAACTCCGAGCGCGACTTTGAAAAGACGCTAAAACGCCTCGACGAAGGGGTCCGGCGAAGTCGCGGCGAAGAAGTCGTAGAAGAAGACAAGACCCCACCCGCAGCACCGCTTGCCGACGTGCCcgacgccgagctggacgaggaagGCATCAAGgagaagcgccgccagcgcctgctcaaGGCCGGCTACGATGCAcgaatgcgcgcacgcgccgaaaAAGAAGAGGAGCAGCGTCTGCAAGCAGAAGCGGAAGCCGAAGAGCGTCGTGAACAAAATGAAAATCCTGAAGCGTGGGTCGCCAAGGTTCGCGCGCAATACCAAGACTCGCTGCAACATAtccaggagcgcaagcgtctGCGCGAAACGCTGCCCGATCGCAAatctgcggcggcgcagcagcgcatgaaAAATATcactgcgcttgccagTGAGCAGGAACAAGGTTCTggctcgcagcgccgtaGGAAACGCGGAGACGACGACACGTTTGGCGCAGACGACAGCGATTGGGCAGTATACCGCAGTATCAGCGACAGTGTGGATGCcgaagaggagcgcgaggaacAGACCAAGCTGGTGTCGCTCGAAGCCAAACTCTTGGCGTTTGACCCCACCTTTACTGCTGACGATACGTACGCCGCGATGCtcgcgaaaaagacgcgcctCACCAACACATTCATTCGTGGGTTTGCACCGCCTTGGGACCCCGAGGACGTTGCTCAGTACCACCAAGTGCACCTCAATGTAGAGCGCATTCGTGTCCCTGAAATCAGCTGGCAGCCGCTTATTGCCGGTGTCGACCAAGCTGGCGTGGCAGAGCTGAGTCGCCATGTATTGCACGGTGTCGACGCGccgttgcgcgcacgcatggcgcgaAATGTGCTGGTCACGGGCCGCTATGCAACTCTTTCCGGCTTCGACACGCGTCTTGCCtcggcgttgcgcgcgagccTTGATCCTGCGACGCAGTTTTCTGTCCGCCGTGCCCGCAGCCCCCGTTTCGATCCGTGGTGCGGCATGCGGCAATGGGTCACAGACGAAACAGACACATTCCGTGCCTCTTCCGTGACGCGTGCAGAGTACGAAGAAAAAGGGGAGGGCTGGTTCAAGGAGCACCCATGGTCGGCCTGTCGATAG